Proteins from a genomic interval of Polaribacter sejongensis:
- a CDS encoding AraC family transcriptional regulator has translation MRDKIDTYNKISEYNDIKIEEFDVTKRYTKPHKHNKYLEIVYFIKGTGFHHVDLKSYKIKPSTVFIIKRDEVHHWEITTKPKGYVIIIKEDFLQKTLDKFINNQLLKLQQISKIKLSQKDISLKALFKSLTWEKKQEAVNREAVEGGLKALFSKLVKYAQIEKVESTDLVVLFTDILSSTLKNNVNFYAEHLNTTPQNLNAICRKEYEKSASDIIADHIIKEVKRRLIYTNEAISDIAYGLDFKDASHFSKYFKRYTKETPKKYRLQNKSN, from the coding sequence ATGAGGGATAAAATTGATACCTATAATAAAATATCTGAATACAATGATATTAAAATTGAAGAGTTTGACGTTACTAAGCGTTATACCAAACCTCATAAACATAATAAATATTTAGAAATTGTCTATTTTATTAAGGGAACTGGTTTTCATCATGTAGATTTAAAGAGTTACAAAATAAAGCCATCTACTGTTTTTATAATTAAAAGAGATGAGGTTCATCATTGGGAAATAACAACCAAACCCAAAGGATATGTAATTATTATCAAAGAAGATTTTTTACAAAAAACGCTAGATAAATTTATCAATAATCAGCTTTTAAAGCTGCAACAAATTTCAAAAATAAAACTATCTCAAAAAGATATTTCTCTAAAAGCGTTGTTTAAGTCTCTAACTTGGGAGAAAAAACAAGAAGCAGTAAATAGAGAAGCTGTAGAAGGTGGTTTAAAAGCATTATTTTCTAAGTTGGTAAAATATGCGCAGATAGAAAAAGTAGAGAGTACAGATCTAGTGGTTTTGTTTACAGATATTTTATCTAGCACGTTAAAAAATAATGTTAATTTCTATGCAGAGCATTTAAACACAACACCTCAAAACTTAAATGCAATTTGTAGAAAGGAATATGAGAAATCTGCATCAGATATTATTGCAGATCATATTATTAAAGAAGTTAAAAGGCGTTTAATATATACAAATGAGGCAATTAGTGATATTGCTTATGGTTTAGATTTTAAAGACGCATCTCATTTTTCAAAATATTTTAAACGATATACCAAAGAAACACCCAAAAAATATAGGTTACAAAATAAATCCAATTAG
- a CDS encoding outer membrane beta-barrel protein encodes MNFKKSMFLLLTLILSQLTTAQLTGKVIEADENYPLEYATVALYKSGNKELVTGVVTNFDGIFSFAGVKPGSYYLETSFIGYQISTSNAIVINKRGEKKDLGVIKLILGSGNELNEVVIKSERSAVVHKIDRQVFDTKKYQSTVGGNAVDVVKNLPSITVDGLGDISVRGSKGFTVLINGKPTQGDASTILAQLPANALETVELITAPSAKYDPEGKGGILNIITKKGAINGTFAQINVRGGFPSIEEYDTKEPAQRYGIDATVNKRTDNWNISVGASYQRNDKTGRREGDMFIINTPENKTTFLPSDGERSFDEVTYNGRFNIDYTPNKKDTYSVGLFAGKRTKERLADIVYYDNHAISPIGGNTRDYTFSYYNHNLRIRKGDFALGSFDYAHKFDNESKISTSILYEYTFLGGPTENDNLGNPDNSIVYQQEYNTNDNPLYGTRFNLDYQWKPFSFGTLETGYQFRDLDHTGKFEYERDGVLVPEFSSDVSLKRTIHSGYAQVTGAKSKWEYAAGVRLESMDRVYKEALQSEATENVYNYDFVKLFPSASLQYKINDKTNIKTAYSKRVERTTTFKMNSFAEREHSEVFEQGDNTLEPEFIDLVELGITKKLKGGNSLYATTYFRHVENVINRVNTLAYEESGAIIDSVINRVYSNVGKSNAIGLEIGATIKPTANWTNSIGANVYNYAIDGILNFKHRDGVDRSYDIDSKSTIYSFNLNSTYSFWENASVQFTFNYLSDRNTAMGEDSRFYSPNLTFRKKFMDDKLTATLQWQNIDMGLLSTNEQRITTSGANFYTTTNYKYEVDMVSLNLSYTFNAANNKSKFIDSEFGKKEF; translated from the coding sequence ATGAATTTTAAAAAATCAATGTTTTTATTGCTAACTCTTATTTTAAGCCAGTTAACAACAGCTCAATTAACCGGAAAAGTTATTGAAGCAGATGAAAACTATCCTCTAGAATATGCTACTGTAGCGCTATACAAATCAGGTAATAAAGAACTTGTTACTGGGGTTGTAACAAATTTTGATGGAATATTTTCTTTTGCAGGTGTAAAACCGGGTAGCTATTATTTAGAAACTTCTTTTATAGGATATCAAATAAGTACATCCAATGCAATTGTTATCAATAAAAGAGGAGAAAAGAAGGACTTAGGAGTAATAAAACTAATTTTAGGTTCTGGAAATGAGTTGAATGAAGTTGTAATTAAATCTGAGAGAAGTGCGGTTGTTCATAAAATAGACAGACAAGTTTTTGACACCAAAAAATACCAAAGTACTGTTGGTGGTAATGCGGTAGATGTTGTTAAGAACTTACCTTCTATTACCGTAGATGGTCTGGGGGATATTAGTGTAAGAGGAAGTAAAGGGTTTACTGTTTTAATCAACGGAAAACCAACACAAGGAGATGCAAGCACTATTTTAGCGCAACTACCAGCAAACGCTTTAGAAACTGTAGAATTAATTACTGCGCCTTCTGCCAAATATGATCCTGAAGGAAAAGGTGGAATTTTGAATATTATCACTAAAAAAGGTGCTATCAATGGAACCTTTGCACAGATTAATGTTCGTGGTGGATTTCCTTCTATTGAAGAATATGATACAAAAGAACCAGCGCAGCGATATGGAATAGATGCAACTGTAAATAAAAGAACAGATAATTGGAATATTTCTGTAGGTGCAAGTTACCAAAGAAATGATAAGACCGGTAGAAGAGAAGGAGATATGTTTATTATAAATACTCCAGAAAATAAAACTACTTTTTTACCTTCTGATGGAGAGCGTAGTTTTGATGAAGTTACCTATAATGGTCGTTTTAATATAGATTATACACCAAATAAAAAAGATACGTATTCCGTTGGACTTTTTGCAGGAAAACGAACTAAAGAACGTTTGGCAGATATTGTGTATTATGATAATCATGCTATTTCTCCTATTGGAGGAAACACGCGCGATTATACGTTTTCATATTACAATCATAACTTAAGAATTAGAAAAGGAGATTTTGCTTTAGGTAGTTTTGATTATGCTCATAAGTTTGATAATGAATCAAAAATATCTACTTCAATACTTTATGAATATACTTTTTTAGGAGGTCCAACAGAAAATGATAATTTAGGGAACCCTGATAATAGTATTGTATACCAACAAGAATACAATACCAACGACAATCCATTATACGGAACCCGTTTTAATTTAGATTATCAATGGAAACCTTTTTCTTTTGGAACTTTAGAAACAGGGTATCAATTTAGAGATTTAGATCATACAGGAAAGTTTGAGTATGAAAGAGATGGTGTTTTAGTACCAGAGTTTTCTAGTGATGTTAGCTTAAAAAGAACCATTCATTCTGGTTATGCACAGGTAACAGGAGCAAAAAGTAAATGGGAATATGCAGCCGGAGTTCGTTTAGAATCTATGGATAGAGTGTATAAAGAGGCTTTACAGAGTGAGGCAACAGAAAATGTATATAACTACGATTTTGTAAAGTTGTTTCCTTCTGCATCTTTACAGTATAAAATTAATGATAAAACGAATATTAAAACAGCTTATAGTAAAAGAGTAGAAAGAACAACTACTTTTAAAATGAATAGTTTTGCGGAGCGTGAACATTCAGAAGTTTTTGAGCAAGGTGATAATACGTTGGAACCAGAATTTATAGATTTAGTAGAATTAGGAATTACTAAAAAATTAAAAGGAGGAAACTCATTGTATGCAACAACGTATTTTAGACATGTAGAGAATGTTATTAATCGTGTAAATACGTTGGCTTATGAGGAAAGTGGTGCAATTATAGATAGTGTAATTAATAGAGTATATTCTAATGTAGGGAAAAGTAATGCTATTGGTTTAGAGATTGGAGCAACAATAAAACCAACTGCAAACTGGACCAATTCTATTGGTGCCAATGTATATAATTATGCTATTGATGGTATTTTAAACTTTAAACATAGAGATGGTGTTGATAGAAGTTATGATATAGATTCTAAATCAACTATTTATTCTTTTAACTTGAATTCTACCTATAGTTTTTGGGAAAATGCATCTGTACAGTTTACTTTTAATTATTTGTCTGATAGAAATACGGCAATGGGAGAAGATTCTCGTTTTTATTCACCGAACTTAACGTTCAGAAAAAAGTTTATGGATGATAAACTAACGGCTACTCTACAATGGCAAAATATAGATATGGGGTTATTAAGTACCAATGAACAACGTATAACAACCTCAGGAGCTAATTTTTATACTACTACCAACTATAAGTATGAAGTAGATATGGTTTCTTTAAATTTATCTTATACTTTTAATGCTGCTAATAATAAATCGAAGTTTATTGATAGTGAATTTGGTAAGAAAGAGTTTTAA